Within the Pseudomonas sp. SL4(2022) genome, the region CGTCAGCGGGTCGGCATCATCGCTGCGATTGAACATTTCACCTGCGTGCTGGGTGACTGGATCATCACCACCCGCAGCCTCGACCATGCCGACCCGGTGATGCTTGACCTGCTGCGCTGGCACGGTGCCGAGGAAGTCGAACACCGCAGCGTGGCCCATGATCTGCACGTGCATATCGGTGGCAGCGTGGTAATGCGCTGGTTGTATATGCTGATTGCAACGCCCGTGCTGATCTTTCTGTTCAGCACAGGAATGAAGACCCTGATGCGCCAGGATCCGGTGACCCGATACCGTCCCGGCTTCCTCTACCTCTGGTATCAACTGGGTAAACGCGGCTTGCTACCGCGTATGGGCAGCATTGGCCGCTCCGTACTGCGCTACTTCAACCCCCGTTATCACCCGCGTAGTGAAGGTGATATCAGCGTGGCGCTGGACTACCTGGCCAACTCCCCGGCAGCACAACGTGCGGCAGCGGAACAGACACTACTGGGGGCATAAACCCTAGCTGCGGGCCTACCGCGCCTATTCACTTATTTCGTCCAGCACCCTAACCCCGGCCGCCTGTTCGAGCAGTTCGACAGGCAGGCTTTTGCTCGCACGGGCACCGAGCAGCTTGAGGTTTTCCACCCGACTGATGATATTGCCGCGCCCCTCGCAGAGCTTGTTGCGCGCCCCGGCATAAGTCTTGTCCAGTTGTTGCAGGCGTGCGCCCATTTCATCCAGATCCTGGATAAACGCCACGAACTTGTCATAAAGCGCGCCAGCGCGCTCGGCAATCTCGCGGGCGTTCTGGCTTTGCCGCTCCTGCCGCCACAGGCTGTCGATCACCCGCAAGGTGGCCAGCAGCGTGGTCGGGCTGACAATGACGATATGCTGATCGAAGGCCTCCTGAAACAGCCCAGGATCGGCCTGCAACGCCGAGGCGAAGGCCGCTTCGATCGGCACAAACAGCAACACGAAGTCCAGGCTGTGCAGACCTTCCAGGCGTTGGTAGTCCTTGAGCGACAAGCCCTTCAAATGGCTGCGCAGCGACAGCACATGCTGCTTGAGCGCTAGCTGGCGGCTGGCCTCGTCTTCGGCGGCAATAAACTGCTGGTAAGCGGTGAGACTGACTTTGGCGTCCACCACCACTTGCTTGTCGCCGGGTAGCTGGATCAGCACATCGGGCTGAAAGCGCTCGCCATCGGCGCTCTTCAGGCTGACCTGGGTCTGGTACTCGCGGCCCTTCTCCAGGCCGGCGTGTTCCAGCACCCGCTCCAGTACCAA harbors:
- the rmuC gene encoding DNA recombination protein RmuC, which translates into the protein MLQERLNHALLAQTGLAAQLEGSREEIAEINEIKADQQAELAALRREADLLLQERQIARETAQTWSHQREQQEAEIRRLDALRAALSAELKEQQGSHQQRLSDLQGSRDELRAQFAELAGKIFDEREQRFAETSQQQLGQLLDPLKERIQSFEKRVEESYQQEARERFSLGKELERLQQLNQRLGDEATNLTRALKGQKTQGNWGELVLERVLEHAGLEKGREYQTQVSLKSADGERFQPDVLIQLPGDKQVVVDAKVSLTAYQQFIAAEDEASRQLALKQHVLSLRSHLKGLSLKDYQRLEGLHSLDFVLLFVPIEAAFASALQADPGLFQEAFDQHIVIVSPTTLLATLRVIDSLWRQERQSQNAREIAERAGALYDKFVAFIQDLDEMGARLQQLDKTYAGARNKLCEGRGNIISRVENLKLLGARASKSLPVELLEQAAGVRVLDEISE
- a CDS encoding metal-dependent hydrolase yields the protein MSQHHSLQPRKVRFDFANTPLHWVPNEPEASHIMNSLHLILPAGEFWFCRVYNKALLLVTDPQLREDVQGFVKQEAQHARAHDSALTPYLLRHGIDPTPFTGPLHWLFDHALCDFPLGNNAISRFMQPWWLRQRVGIIAAIEHFTCVLGDWIITTRSLDHADPVMLDLLRWHGAEEVEHRSVAHDLHVHIGGSVVMRWLYMLIATPVLIFLFSTGMKTLMRQDPVTRYRPGFLYLWYQLGKRGLLPRMGSIGRSVLRYFNPRYHPRSEGDISVALDYLANSPAAQRAAAEQTLLGA